The Armatimonadota bacterium genome has a window encoding:
- a CDS encoding DUF3788 domain-containing protein, with protein sequence MSPNAFIGRPDSPTEEDITDVLGPARPLWDQLVAGLEALGAGDREWNSYSAKAGWALRLKHNGRNIVYLSPSAGRFLASFAMGDRAVEAARSSDLPATVINLINGSRRYVEGTAVRIEVMGADDVATVMKLAAIKLTH encoded by the coding sequence GTGTCCCCAAACGCCTTCATCGGAAGACCGGATTCGCCCACTGAGGAAGACATAACGGACGTCCTGGGGCCGGCGCGACCCCTCTGGGACCAACTCGTGGCAGGACTGGAAGCGCTGGGCGCTGGGGACCGGGAGTGGAACAGCTACTCCGCCAAGGCGGGATGGGCGCTGCGACTCAAGCACAACGGCCGGAACATCGTGTACCTGTCCCCGAGCGCGGGCCGCTTCCTCGCTTCGTTCGCCATGGGCGACAGAGCGGTGGAAGCGGCGCGTTCGAGCGACCTGCCTGCGACCGTCATCAATCTGATCAACGGTTCAAGGCGATACGTCGAGGGAACAGCGGTCCGCATCGAGGTTATGGGCGCCGACGACGTCGCCACCGTGATGAAGCTGGCCGCCATCAAATTGACGCACTGA
- a CDS encoding Flp family type IVb pilin, whose product MKELITKLMKEEEGASMVEYVLLLALIAVVCIAAVTAVGSKASKQFDTVQGKL is encoded by the coding sequence ATGAAGGAACTGATCACCAAGTTGATGAAGGAAGAGGAAGGCGCCTCAATGGTTGAGTACGTCCTCCTTCTCGCCCTTATCGCGGTCGTTTGCATCGCGGCGGTAACAGCCGTTGGCTCAAAAGCGTCGAAACAATTCGACACGGTACAGGGTAAGCTGTAA
- a CDS encoding glycosyltransferase family 2 protein: MSVSQGSSSEVVYSIVIPVYNEEQVLPELYKQLSPVLDSLDGEAEVVFVDDGSTDQSASFLRGLACRDDRVRTIRFSRNFGHQAAITAGLDAARGQAVVVMDADLQDPPELIPELARKWREGYEVVYAQRRSRRGESYFKRFSASIYYRLMVHLTKVEIPVDAGDFRLIGGSALVALRSMREKHRYVRGMVSWVGFRQTGVPYTRKERFAGETKYTLGRMLRFAADGITSFSWVPLRIAVHIGLIASALSLGMVLWVLYEALIARRTVPGWASTVVIILFLGGVQLFSIGMLGEYIGRVYDEVRNRPLYIIDDSDGADDD, encoded by the coding sequence ATGAGCGTGTCGCAGGGTAGCAGCAGCGAAGTCGTATACTCTATCGTCATACCTGTGTACAACGAGGAGCAGGTGCTGCCGGAACTATACAAGCAGCTCTCCCCTGTTCTCGATTCGCTCGACGGCGAGGCGGAAGTCGTTTTCGTCGATGACGGCAGCACCGATCAGTCCGCGTCCTTCCTTCGCGGGCTGGCGTGCCGCGATGACCGGGTGCGGACAATCAGATTCTCGCGGAATTTCGGCCACCAGGCGGCGATTACGGCCGGCCTTGACGCGGCACGGGGCCAAGCCGTCGTCGTGATGGACGCCGACCTCCAGGATCCGCCCGAGCTGATTCCCGAGTTGGCGCGCAAATGGCGCGAGGGCTATGAGGTCGTTTACGCCCAACGGCGGTCTCGCCGCGGCGAGTCCTATTTCAAGCGGTTTTCGGCTTCCATCTATTATCGCCTCATGGTGCATCTCACCAAGGTCGAGATACCGGTCGATGCGGGAGACTTCCGGTTGATCGGTGGATCCGCGCTGGTCGCGTTGAGGTCGATGCGGGAGAAACATCGGTACGTGCGCGGTATGGTCTCCTGGGTCGGATTCCGCCAGACGGGAGTGCCGTATACGCGGAAAGAGCGTTTCGCGGGCGAGACGAAGTACACCCTGGGCAGGATGCTGAGGTTCGCCGCAGATGGGATCACCTCGTTCTCGTGGGTACCGCTGCGGATTGCCGTCCACATCGGTCTCATCGCATCCGCGCTGAGCCTGGGTATGGTGCTTTGGGTGCTGTATGAGGCGCTGATTGCCCGAAGGACCGTTCCAGGCTGGGCGTCCACCGTCGTGATTATCCTGTTCCTGGGCGGTGTGCAGCTATTCTCGATCGGCATGTTGGGCGAGTACATCGGACGGGTCTACGACGAAGTGCGCAACAGACCGCTCTACATCATCGATGATTCCGATGGCGCCGATGACGACTAG
- a CDS encoding citrate/2-methylcitrate synthase, producing the protein MADGKKSASQGKGLQDVVAGESSICFLDGENGKLLYRGYDIAELAEHSCFEEVAYLLWYERLPGKTEYNAFLDTFTGSMELPVETVMILRMFPKAATPMEVLRTAVSSLGHWDPDSGNTRLDACLRKAIRLTERLPQLVTAHQRLRNGYEPIRPVPGRSIAYNFLYTLHGKEPDPDWVNTFDVSLILHADHEWNASTFAARVVAATMSDMYSCVTSAISALKGPLHGGANEQVMLMLNEIGAPEKAEAWVTDALSRKVKIPGFGHRVYRTEDPRAAILRGYAERICQAAGDSRLYDTAREVERTVTANTNVNPNVDFYSGIIYQMMGIPPELYTPIFAASRVVGWTAHILEQWGNNRLIRPRAEYTGPAERKYTPINRR; encoded by the coding sequence ATGGCTGACGGGAAGAAGAGCGCATCACAGGGCAAGGGGCTGCAGGACGTCGTCGCGGGCGAATCCAGCATCTGTTTCCTCGACGGGGAAAACGGTAAACTGCTGTACCGGGGCTACGACATCGCCGAACTGGCGGAACACTCATGCTTTGAAGAGGTGGCCTACCTGCTGTGGTACGAGCGACTGCCCGGCAAAACGGAGTACAACGCCTTTCTGGACACCTTCACCGGGAGTATGGAACTGCCGGTGGAGACCGTGATGATCCTGCGCATGTTCCCCAAGGCGGCCACGCCGATGGAGGTGCTGCGCACGGCGGTTTCCTCGCTGGGCCACTGGGATCCGGACAGCGGCAACACGCGCCTCGACGCCTGCCTCCGCAAAGCCATCCGCCTCACGGAACGCCTGCCGCAACTGGTGACGGCGCACCAGCGCCTCCGCAACGGGTACGAGCCCATCCGGCCGGTCCCGGGCCGGAGCATCGCGTACAATTTCCTCTATACATTGCACGGCAAGGAGCCGGATCCGGACTGGGTGAACACATTCGACGTCTCGCTGATACTGCACGCCGACCACGAATGGAACGCATCCACCTTCGCCGCGCGGGTGGTCGCGGCGACGATGTCCGATATGTACTCCTGCGTCACCAGCGCCATCAGCGCGCTCAAGGGGCCGCTTCACGGCGGCGCCAATGAGCAGGTGATGCTCATGCTGAACGAGATCGGCGCGCCGGAGAAGGCCGAGGCCTGGGTGACGGACGCGCTGAGCCGGAAGGTCAAAATACCCGGATTCGGGCACAGGGTGTACCGGACCGAGGACCCGCGCGCCGCCATCCTCCGCGGCTACGCCGAACGTATCTGCCAGGCCGCCGGCGACTCGCGACTGTACGATACCGCCCGCGAAGTGGAACGGACCGTCACCGCCAACACCAACGTCAACCCCAACGTGGACTTCTATTCCGGGATCATCTACCAGATGATGGGCATCCCGCCGGAACTCTATACGCCCATCTTCGCGGCCAGCCGCGTGGTGGGCTGGACGGCGCACATCCTGGAACAGTGGGGCAACAACCGCCTCATTCGCCCGCGCGCGGAATACACAGGCCCCGCGGAACGCAAGTACACGCCGATAAACAGGCGGTGA
- a CDS encoding AbrB/MazE/SpoVT family DNA-binding domain-containing protein: MKTTGISERGQVTIPAAIRRKLNIQANTRFVVTERDSEVVFKPLRTIADVAGIFHDYAIGKTTDWETIREETMKAVAEEVAREGL; the protein is encoded by the coding sequence ATGAAAACAACAGGTATTTCGGAGAGGGGCCAGGTAACCATACCTGCGGCGATACGGCGGAAACTCAATATCCAGGCCAATACACGCTTCGTGGTGACAGAGCGTGATTCCGAGGTGGTGTTCAAGCCTTTGCGCACCATCGCGGATGTGGCCGGTATATTCCACGATTACGCGATCGGAAAGACAACCGACTGGGAAACCATCCGCGAAGAGACGATGAAGGCAGTAGCTGAGGAGGTGGCGCGTGAAGGACTCTGA
- a CDS encoding PIN domain-containing protein: MKDSEPACIQIDANVILRYVAKDDPVHFEKARSLFRAMGREECVVECDPVTLAEVVWVLKSFYKISNADIEEGLLPIVQSSGFRMSNKDRYLIALNLFATSLRSYGDACCCAAALESCDGRLFSFDRALSGVPGVARLEGLPEEP; the protein is encoded by the coding sequence GTGAAGGACTCTGAGCCCGCCTGTATACAGATAGACGCCAACGTCATCCTTCGATATGTCGCGAAAGATGACCCCGTTCACTTTGAGAAGGCAAGGAGCCTGTTTCGGGCGATGGGCCGGGAGGAATGCGTCGTCGAATGCGATCCGGTGACTCTGGCTGAGGTGGTGTGGGTGCTGAAATCGTTCTACAAGATCTCAAACGCGGATATTGAGGAAGGCCTCTTGCCGATCGTCCAGTCTTCCGGATTTCGGATGTCGAACAAAGACCGCTATCTGATCGCGCTGAACCTGTTCGCCACTTCGCTCAGAAGCTACGGTGATGCCTGTTGCTGCGCCGCGGCGCTCGAGTCGTGCGACGGCCGGCTCTTTTCCTTCGACCGTGCGCTGTCCGGCGTGCCGGGCGTGGCGCGGCTTGAGGGTTTGCCGGAGGAACCGTGA
- a CDS encoding class I SAM-dependent methyltransferase, with protein MRGNEDQGRQADRLRVEEHFHDEWALHLKPEEVLVDESWSAATCPEHRWIRTQLGDVAGLRILDLGCGAGEAAVWFAKQGAHVTACDLSSEFLNLVSQVAALHHVDVELHRADADSLLLPEGSFDVVYAGNLLHHVDVRTTLRRISDVLKPGGVLVSWDPLAHNPVINAYRRLANGVRTPGEHPLKLSDLRLFDEFFAEVRTEFFWLTTLALFLRFFAIERVHPSAQRYWKKIITEHERLTPQYNRLEKVDSVLLKWCPWLKRYCWNVAVIARKSK; from the coding sequence ATGCGCGGTAACGAAGACCAGGGGCGTCAAGCGGACCGGTTACGGGTTGAGGAGCATTTCCACGATGAGTGGGCCTTGCACCTGAAACCGGAAGAGGTCCTGGTCGATGAGAGTTGGTCCGCCGCCACATGCCCGGAACACCGGTGGATACGGACTCAGCTTGGGGACGTTGCAGGGCTGAGGATATTGGACCTGGGCTGCGGCGCCGGCGAAGCCGCGGTATGGTTCGCCAAGCAAGGGGCGCACGTGACGGCGTGTGACCTGAGCAGCGAGTTTCTGAACCTCGTTTCCCAGGTAGCGGCGCTGCATCACGTGGATGTGGAGCTTCATCGGGCCGACGCCGATTCGCTTCTGCTGCCCGAAGGCAGTTTCGATGTGGTATACGCCGGCAATCTGCTCCATCATGTTGACGTTCGGACGACGCTCAGGCGCATCTCCGATGTACTGAAACCGGGCGGGGTCCTGGTCAGTTGGGACCCCCTGGCGCACAACCCGGTGATCAACGCCTACAGAAGACTAGCGAACGGCGTCAGGACTCCAGGCGAGCATCCGCTTAAACTGTCCGACCTTCGCCTCTTCGACGAGTTCTTCGCGGAAGTTCGGACGGAGTTCTTCTGGCTCACTACCCTGGCGCTCTTCTTGAGGTTTTTCGCGATCGAAAGGGTCCACCCGAGTGCGCAACGGTATTGGAAGAAGATAATCACCGAGCACGAGAGGCTGACACCCCAATACAACAGACTGGAAAAGGTCGATAGCGTTTTGCTGAAGTGGTGTCCGTGGTTAAAGCGCTATTGCTGGAACGTCGCGGTGATCGCGAGGAAATCGAAATGA